A window of Hippoglossus stenolepis isolate QCI-W04-F060 chromosome 18, HSTE1.2, whole genome shotgun sequence contains these coding sequences:
- the rnf34b gene encoding E3 ubiquitin-protein ligase RNF34 isoform X4, whose amino-acid sequence MKMLAMMSSVHRWRQAGASSMWASCCGLLNEVMGTGTVRAQQPGFGAGAGPFRFAPSAGYSTYPPTSSGSAGQLCKACGLAFTVFRRKHICCDCKKSFCALCSVLQENLRCCTTCHLLRSTAFQRPRLMQLRVKDLRQYLLLRNIPTDTCREKEDLVDLVMCHQGSREPQSAVLEVEEDEEEEEEEEEEEEEEEEEEDTHEEEEDEGGDDTDSLHSLPHSHAASPRSATRSASEQSVLSASQGDVLSPSDSSGTTSQEHEDTPTASLLNLEPTENIIEVSPATQRRIRASLSDLDNEEAIENLSVRQLKEILARNFVNYSGCCEKWELLERVHRLYRENEQNRKSKGVKAQLTADENLCRICMDAIIDCVLLECGHMVTCTKCGKRMSECPICRQYVVRAVHVFKS is encoded by the exons ATGAAGATGTTGGCGATGATGTCATCGGTGCACCGGTGGAGGCAG GCCGGGGCATCGTCCATGTGGGCGTCATGCTGCGGGCTGCTGAACGAGGTGATGGGCACGGGCACGGTGCGGGCGCAGCAGCCCGGGTTCGGAGCAGGCGCCGGGCCCTTCCGCTTCGCCCCCAGCGCCGGATACTCCACCTACCCGCCCACCAGCTCAGGGAGCGCCGGCCAGCTGTGCAAGGCCTGCGGACTGGCCTTCACCGTCTTCAGACGCAAG CACATCTGCTGCGACTGTAAGAAGAGTTTCTGCGCCCTGTGCTCGGTGCTGCAGGAGAACCTGCGCTGCTGCACAACCTGCCACCTGCTGCGCAGCACGGCCTTCCAGCGGCCCCGGCTCATGCAGCTCCGGGTGAAAGACCTGCGCCAGTACCTGCTGCTGCGCAACATCCCCACGGACACGTGTCGGGAGAAAGAGGACCTGGTGGACCTGGTGATGTGTCATCAGGGGTCGAGGGAGCCCCAGAGTGCGGTgctggaagtggaggaggacgaggaggaagaggaggaagaggaagaggaggaggaggaggaagaagaggaggaggacacacacgaggaagaggaagacgaagGGGGAGATGACACAGACAGTCTGCACTCACTCCCCCACTCGCACGCCGCCTCGCCCCGCTCCGCCACACGCTCCGCCTCGGAACAGTCAGTCCTCTCCGCCTCTCAGGGAGACGTGCTCAGCCCGAGTGACAGCTCAGGGACCACCAGCCAG GAGCATGAGGATACTCCAACAGCGTCCCTCTTGAACCTGGAGCCCACTGAAAATATCATAGAG GTCAGTCCGGCCACACAGAGGAGGATCAGGGCTTCACTGTCTGATCTGGACAACGAGGAGGCGATAGAGAACCTCTCCGTCCGCCAGCTCAAAGAGATTCTCGCCAGGAACTTCGTCAATTACTCCGGCTGCTGCGAGAAGTGGGAGCTGCTGGAGCGAGTGCATCGGCTCTACAGAGAAAACGAGCAGAACAGGAAATCCA AAGGTGTCAAAGCTCAGCTGACGGCCGACGAAAACCTGTGTCGCATCTGCATGGACGCCATCATTGACTGCGTGCTGCTGGAGTGCGGCCACATGGTCACCTGCACCAAATGCGGAAAGAGGATGAGCGAGTGCCCAATATGCAGGCAGTACGTAGTGCGGGCCGTGCACGTCTTCAAGTCTTAA
- the rnf34b gene encoding E3 ubiquitin-protein ligase RNF34 isoform X1 has protein sequence MKMLAMMSSVHRWRQAGASSMWASCCGLLNEVMGTGTVRAQQPGFGAGAGPFRFAPSAGYSTYPPTSSGSAGQLCKACGLAFTVFRRKHICCDCKKSFCALCSVLQENLRCCTTCHLLRSTAFQRPRLMQLRVKDLRQYLLLRNIPTDTCREKEDLVDLVMCHQGSREPQSAVLEVEEDEEEEEEEEEEEEEEEEEEDTHEEEEDEGGDDTDSLHSLPHSHAASPRSATRSASEQSVLSASQGDVLSPSDSSGTTSQEHEDTPTASLLNLEPTENIIEVSPATQRRIRASLSDLDNEEAIENLSVRQLKEILARNFVNYSGCCEKWELLERVHRLYRENEQNRKSMENVSITAVVAYPPPLCNSGVGEGVKAQLTADENLCRICMDAIIDCVLLECGHMVTCTKCGKRMSECPICRQYVVRAVHVFKS, from the exons ATGAAGATGTTGGCGATGATGTCATCGGTGCACCGGTGGAGGCAG GCCGGGGCATCGTCCATGTGGGCGTCATGCTGCGGGCTGCTGAACGAGGTGATGGGCACGGGCACGGTGCGGGCGCAGCAGCCCGGGTTCGGAGCAGGCGCCGGGCCCTTCCGCTTCGCCCCCAGCGCCGGATACTCCACCTACCCGCCCACCAGCTCAGGGAGCGCCGGCCAGCTGTGCAAGGCCTGCGGACTGGCCTTCACCGTCTTCAGACGCAAG CACATCTGCTGCGACTGTAAGAAGAGTTTCTGCGCCCTGTGCTCGGTGCTGCAGGAGAACCTGCGCTGCTGCACAACCTGCCACCTGCTGCGCAGCACGGCCTTCCAGCGGCCCCGGCTCATGCAGCTCCGGGTGAAAGACCTGCGCCAGTACCTGCTGCTGCGCAACATCCCCACGGACACGTGTCGGGAGAAAGAGGACCTGGTGGACCTGGTGATGTGTCATCAGGGGTCGAGGGAGCCCCAGAGTGCGGTgctggaagtggaggaggacgaggaggaagaggaggaagaggaagaggaggaggaggaggaagaagaggaggaggacacacacgaggaagaggaagacgaagGGGGAGATGACACAGACAGTCTGCACTCACTCCCCCACTCGCACGCCGCCTCGCCCCGCTCCGCCACACGCTCCGCCTCGGAACAGTCAGTCCTCTCCGCCTCTCAGGGAGACGTGCTCAGCCCGAGTGACAGCTCAGGGACCACCAGCCAG GAGCATGAGGATACTCCAACAGCGTCCCTCTTGAACCTGGAGCCCACTGAAAATATCATAGAG GTCAGTCCGGCCACACAGAGGAGGATCAGGGCTTCACTGTCTGATCTGGACAACGAGGAGGCGATAGAGAACCTCTCCGTCCGCCAGCTCAAAGAGATTCTCGCCAGGAACTTCGTCAATTACTCCGGCTGCTGCGAGAAGTGGGAGCTGCTGGAGCGAGTGCATCGGCTCTACAGAGAAAACGAGCAGAACAGGAAATCCA tGGAAAATGTGAGCATAACTGCAG TGGTTGCAtatcctccacctctctgcaaCAGTGGTGTTGGAG AAGGTGTCAAAGCTCAGCTGACGGCCGACGAAAACCTGTGTCGCATCTGCATGGACGCCATCATTGACTGCGTGCTGCTGGAGTGCGGCCACATGGTCACCTGCACCAAATGCGGAAAGAGGATGAGCGAGTGCCCAATATGCAGGCAGTACGTAGTGCGGGCCGTGCACGTCTTCAAGTCTTAA
- the rnf34b gene encoding E3 ubiquitin-protein ligase RNF34 isoform X3: MKMLAMMSSVHRWRQAGASSMWASCCGLLNEVMGTGTVRAQQPGFGAGAGPFRFAPSAGYSTYPPTSSGSAGQLCKACGLAFTVFRRKHICCDCKKSFCALCSVLQENLRCCTTCHLLRSTAFQRPRLMQLRVKDLRQYLLLRNIPTDTCREKEDLVDLVMCHQGSREPQSAVLEVEEDEEEEEEEEEEEEEEEEEEDTHEEEEDEGGDDTDSLHSLPHSHAASPRSATRSASEQSVLSASQGDVLSPSDSSGTTSQEHEDTPTASLLNLEPTENIIEVSPATQRRIRASLSDLDNEEAIENLSVRQLKEILARNFVNYSGCCEKWELLERVHRLYRENEQNRKSMENVSITAEGVKAQLTADENLCRICMDAIIDCVLLECGHMVTCTKCGKRMSECPICRQYVVRAVHVFKS; encoded by the exons ATGAAGATGTTGGCGATGATGTCATCGGTGCACCGGTGGAGGCAG GCCGGGGCATCGTCCATGTGGGCGTCATGCTGCGGGCTGCTGAACGAGGTGATGGGCACGGGCACGGTGCGGGCGCAGCAGCCCGGGTTCGGAGCAGGCGCCGGGCCCTTCCGCTTCGCCCCCAGCGCCGGATACTCCACCTACCCGCCCACCAGCTCAGGGAGCGCCGGCCAGCTGTGCAAGGCCTGCGGACTGGCCTTCACCGTCTTCAGACGCAAG CACATCTGCTGCGACTGTAAGAAGAGTTTCTGCGCCCTGTGCTCGGTGCTGCAGGAGAACCTGCGCTGCTGCACAACCTGCCACCTGCTGCGCAGCACGGCCTTCCAGCGGCCCCGGCTCATGCAGCTCCGGGTGAAAGACCTGCGCCAGTACCTGCTGCTGCGCAACATCCCCACGGACACGTGTCGGGAGAAAGAGGACCTGGTGGACCTGGTGATGTGTCATCAGGGGTCGAGGGAGCCCCAGAGTGCGGTgctggaagtggaggaggacgaggaggaagaggaggaagaggaagaggaggaggaggaggaagaagaggaggaggacacacacgaggaagaggaagacgaagGGGGAGATGACACAGACAGTCTGCACTCACTCCCCCACTCGCACGCCGCCTCGCCCCGCTCCGCCACACGCTCCGCCTCGGAACAGTCAGTCCTCTCCGCCTCTCAGGGAGACGTGCTCAGCCCGAGTGACAGCTCAGGGACCACCAGCCAG GAGCATGAGGATACTCCAACAGCGTCCCTCTTGAACCTGGAGCCCACTGAAAATATCATAGAG GTCAGTCCGGCCACACAGAGGAGGATCAGGGCTTCACTGTCTGATCTGGACAACGAGGAGGCGATAGAGAACCTCTCCGTCCGCCAGCTCAAAGAGATTCTCGCCAGGAACTTCGTCAATTACTCCGGCTGCTGCGAGAAGTGGGAGCTGCTGGAGCGAGTGCATCGGCTCTACAGAGAAAACGAGCAGAACAGGAAATCCA tGGAAAATGTGAGCATAACTGCAG AAGGTGTCAAAGCTCAGCTGACGGCCGACGAAAACCTGTGTCGCATCTGCATGGACGCCATCATTGACTGCGTGCTGCTGGAGTGCGGCCACATGGTCACCTGCACCAAATGCGGAAAGAGGATGAGCGAGTGCCCAATATGCAGGCAGTACGTAGTGCGGGCCGTGCACGTCTTCAAGTCTTAA
- the rnf34b gene encoding E3 ubiquitin-protein ligase RNF34 isoform X5 has protein sequence MWASCCGLLNEVMGTGTVRAQQPGFGAGAGPFRFAPSAGYSTYPPTSSGSAGQLCKACGLAFTVFRRKHICCDCKKSFCALCSVLQENLRCCTTCHLLRSTAFQRPRLMQLRVKDLRQYLLLRNIPTDTCREKEDLVDLVMCHQGSREPQSAVLEVEEDEEEEEEEEEEEEEEEEEEDTHEEEEDEGGDDTDSLHSLPHSHAASPRSATRSASEQSVLSASQGDVLSPSDSSGTTSQEHEDTPTASLLNLEPTENIIEVSPATQRRIRASLSDLDNEEAIENLSVRQLKEILARNFVNYSGCCEKWELLERVHRLYRENEQNRKSMENVSITAEGVKAQLTADENLCRICMDAIIDCVLLECGHMVTCTKCGKRMSECPICRQYVVRAVHVFKS, from the exons ATGTGGGCGTCATGCTGCGGGCTGCTGAACGAGGTGATGGGCACGGGCACGGTGCGGGCGCAGCAGCCCGGGTTCGGAGCAGGCGCCGGGCCCTTCCGCTTCGCCCCCAGCGCCGGATACTCCACCTACCCGCCCACCAGCTCAGGGAGCGCCGGCCAGCTGTGCAAGGCCTGCGGACTGGCCTTCACCGTCTTCAGACGCAAG CACATCTGCTGCGACTGTAAGAAGAGTTTCTGCGCCCTGTGCTCGGTGCTGCAGGAGAACCTGCGCTGCTGCACAACCTGCCACCTGCTGCGCAGCACGGCCTTCCAGCGGCCCCGGCTCATGCAGCTCCGGGTGAAAGACCTGCGCCAGTACCTGCTGCTGCGCAACATCCCCACGGACACGTGTCGGGAGAAAGAGGACCTGGTGGACCTGGTGATGTGTCATCAGGGGTCGAGGGAGCCCCAGAGTGCGGTgctggaagtggaggaggacgaggaggaagaggaggaagaggaagaggaggaggaggaggaagaagaggaggaggacacacacgaggaagaggaagacgaagGGGGAGATGACACAGACAGTCTGCACTCACTCCCCCACTCGCACGCCGCCTCGCCCCGCTCCGCCACACGCTCCGCCTCGGAACAGTCAGTCCTCTCCGCCTCTCAGGGAGACGTGCTCAGCCCGAGTGACAGCTCAGGGACCACCAGCCAG GAGCATGAGGATACTCCAACAGCGTCCCTCTTGAACCTGGAGCCCACTGAAAATATCATAGAG GTCAGTCCGGCCACACAGAGGAGGATCAGGGCTTCACTGTCTGATCTGGACAACGAGGAGGCGATAGAGAACCTCTCCGTCCGCCAGCTCAAAGAGATTCTCGCCAGGAACTTCGTCAATTACTCCGGCTGCTGCGAGAAGTGGGAGCTGCTGGAGCGAGTGCATCGGCTCTACAGAGAAAACGAGCAGAACAGGAAATCCA tGGAAAATGTGAGCATAACTGCAG AAGGTGTCAAAGCTCAGCTGACGGCCGACGAAAACCTGTGTCGCATCTGCATGGACGCCATCATTGACTGCGTGCTGCTGGAGTGCGGCCACATGGTCACCTGCACCAAATGCGGAAAGAGGATGAGCGAGTGCCCAATATGCAGGCAGTACGTAGTGCGGGCCGTGCACGTCTTCAAGTCTTAA
- the rnf34b gene encoding E3 ubiquitin-protein ligase RNF34 isoform X2, with product MKAGASSMWASCCGLLNEVMGTGTVRAQQPGFGAGAGPFRFAPSAGYSTYPPTSSGSAGQLCKACGLAFTVFRRKHICCDCKKSFCALCSVLQENLRCCTTCHLLRSTAFQRPRLMQLRVKDLRQYLLLRNIPTDTCREKEDLVDLVMCHQGSREPQSAVLEVEEDEEEEEEEEEEEEEEEEEEDTHEEEEDEGGDDTDSLHSLPHSHAASPRSATRSASEQSVLSASQGDVLSPSDSSGTTSQEHEDTPTASLLNLEPTENIIEVSPATQRRIRASLSDLDNEEAIENLSVRQLKEILARNFVNYSGCCEKWELLERVHRLYRENEQNRKSMENVSITAVVAYPPPLCNSGVGEGVKAQLTADENLCRICMDAIIDCVLLECGHMVTCTKCGKRMSECPICRQYVVRAVHVFKS from the exons ATGAAG GCCGGGGCATCGTCCATGTGGGCGTCATGCTGCGGGCTGCTGAACGAGGTGATGGGCACGGGCACGGTGCGGGCGCAGCAGCCCGGGTTCGGAGCAGGCGCCGGGCCCTTCCGCTTCGCCCCCAGCGCCGGATACTCCACCTACCCGCCCACCAGCTCAGGGAGCGCCGGCCAGCTGTGCAAGGCCTGCGGACTGGCCTTCACCGTCTTCAGACGCAAG CACATCTGCTGCGACTGTAAGAAGAGTTTCTGCGCCCTGTGCTCGGTGCTGCAGGAGAACCTGCGCTGCTGCACAACCTGCCACCTGCTGCGCAGCACGGCCTTCCAGCGGCCCCGGCTCATGCAGCTCCGGGTGAAAGACCTGCGCCAGTACCTGCTGCTGCGCAACATCCCCACGGACACGTGTCGGGAGAAAGAGGACCTGGTGGACCTGGTGATGTGTCATCAGGGGTCGAGGGAGCCCCAGAGTGCGGTgctggaagtggaggaggacgaggaggaagaggaggaagaggaagaggaggaggaggaggaagaagaggaggaggacacacacgaggaagaggaagacgaagGGGGAGATGACACAGACAGTCTGCACTCACTCCCCCACTCGCACGCCGCCTCGCCCCGCTCCGCCACACGCTCCGCCTCGGAACAGTCAGTCCTCTCCGCCTCTCAGGGAGACGTGCTCAGCCCGAGTGACAGCTCAGGGACCACCAGCCAG GAGCATGAGGATACTCCAACAGCGTCCCTCTTGAACCTGGAGCCCACTGAAAATATCATAGAG GTCAGTCCGGCCACACAGAGGAGGATCAGGGCTTCACTGTCTGATCTGGACAACGAGGAGGCGATAGAGAACCTCTCCGTCCGCCAGCTCAAAGAGATTCTCGCCAGGAACTTCGTCAATTACTCCGGCTGCTGCGAGAAGTGGGAGCTGCTGGAGCGAGTGCATCGGCTCTACAGAGAAAACGAGCAGAACAGGAAATCCA tGGAAAATGTGAGCATAACTGCAG TGGTTGCAtatcctccacctctctgcaaCAGTGGTGTTGGAG AAGGTGTCAAAGCTCAGCTGACGGCCGACGAAAACCTGTGTCGCATCTGCATGGACGCCATCATTGACTGCGTGCTGCTGGAGTGCGGCCACATGGTCACCTGCACCAAATGCGGAAAGAGGATGAGCGAGTGCCCAATATGCAGGCAGTACGTAGTGCGGGCCGTGCACGTCTTCAAGTCTTAA